GCTTCTATGGCAGGAACCAGTGTGGCAACGATAGAATTGCAAATGTCGGGACATGTCGTGTATATAAAGGTAACAAGAAGTGGTTTGCCTGCATACTCCGCCGTATTAAAGGCCTTCTGCTCATGGTCTGCAAGCGTGTAGTGGGCCGTTTTTCTTCCTTCCGCCTTTTTTGCTGTCTGCACCGCTTTTTCAAAAAAAATCCTGTCTTTATCTTCGGCAAAACTCACAGAGGGCCAAAGAAGGCAGACGCAGAACAAAAGAATCAAACTTTTTATTTCAGCTATCATCAGGATAGGACTTATCTTTTTCTTATGCATTGCTCGTAGTTATTCCAGAGTTCCAGTCCTGCCTCTTTCAATTTGAAAGAACAACCTGTAAGGGACCACTTCATAGCCAGGGTCTGGATCATTCCAAGGAGCATGAGCGCCGAATTTTTCGGGTCAACATCATCTCTCACTGTCCCATCCTTCTGGCACTGTTTTATCATTTCCGCCAATCGGGTCATATGATTATTTATATTATTGAGCATCCGTTCTCTCAAAAGGTCATTATCAAGATGGATCTGGTCTGAAAAAACAAGACGGGGAATACCGACATTTGCTTCAATATGTTCGAGGTTAAGAAGAAAGTTGTCCTTAAGCTTTTCAATACAGGGAACAGGTGAACTCATCACGGCCTGCATCTTTTCCCTGAGGCCGCTGCCTATCTTCTCTATCGTTTCAAGCAATATATCATCTTTATTCTTGAAGTGCCTGTAGAGCGCCGCTTCCGAAATACCAACTTCCTTGGCAATAGCCGCTGTGGTAAGGCCTTTCACACCATCTCTGCCAACAATGACAAGCGCCGCTTTTGCTATTTGGTCACGCCTCGTTTCCCTGTCGATTTTGCCGTTTGATTTCACGCCAGACCCCTCATAAGTAAATACTTACTAACATAATAAACAGGTCCATTCCTTTTTGCAATACTTTTTTACAGGCGTCCCTTGAGGCCGTCACAGATAAGGCGCAATAAAAGGCCTGCCGCTTTTCTTTTTCAAGAACTTTACCCCTCTCTCTACTGTCAAAGATCGAGAGAACCTTTCTCTTTGCCCTTGCTCCGGCAAGGGGAACAACTGAGCTGTTTATTTACACCTCACATTGTGCTAACGTATGTAGCAACAAGAAAGTTTTTCTTTTTCAATAAGGAATTTGATGAAAGTAATGATCATTGTCCCCCCGAGAGTGGGGGGGGTACCTGTCGTAAGAACAGAGCGCTTTGAACATAGAGACCTTGGCGCCATTTATCCGCCCATTAACTGCCTCTACCTGGCGGCCCTTCTTGAAAAGGAAGGCCATGAGGTCAGTTTAATCGAAGCCAACGCCTTTGACCTTACCCTTGATTACATAAAAAAAGAAACCGAGCGAATCAAGCCTGACGTCGTTTTTGCCAGAACAGGCTTCGATACGCAGGAAGAAGACATCAAAGTACTGGAAATTGCCAAAGAGCATGGCGCCCATACGCTTCTCAGGTGCAAGATAATCGCAGAAGTCCCTCACATAAGGGACGCCCTGCTGGAAAAGCCTTTTATCGACATCTTCATCAACGAGGAGCCGGAAAGTATCGTACCGGGCCTTTTAAAGAAAATTTCCCACAGCGGTTCCTGGAAAGATGCACCCGGCATCTCCTTCAGGGAGAAAGGAAAAATAATCACCACGCCACCGGGCAATAGGCTCACCGCTCCCGATGACATGCCTTTTCCCGCCTATCACCTCCTTCCGAACATTAAGCCCTATCACACGGGCATAATGATGCGGCCACCCTTTACAACGGTCATATCGTCGAGAGGATGTCCCTTTAGCTGCACATTCTGCTCCTACGGCAATGCAAAATACCGCACCCGCTCACCGGAAAATGTGGTGGCCGAACTGGAATGGCTCGTTGACCGGTACGGTATAAAGCGCTTTATCTTTTTCGATGAAATGATCTTCCTCCATGACGGCAGGATTGATGAAATATGCAAACTCATGCTCGAAAAAGGCCTGAAACTTAGGTGGACTCTCAATTCGAGAGTGAAACCGCTCAACCTTGAAACACTCAAACTGATGAAAAAGGCAGGCTGTTTCGAGATCTGCTTCGGTATAGAATCGGGCTCTAACAAGATACTTGAAAATATCGAAAAAGGGATTACAACTGATGACGTTAAAGAGGCGGCCCGCCTGTGCAGGAAGGCAGACCTCGACATTTACGCCATGATGCTTATCGGCTCTCCGGGCGAAACGGAAGAGACCATTAATGAAAGTATAAAGCTCATCCAGCAAATCGATCCTTTTTATACCCAGTTTTCTTTTGTCGTCCCTGCGCCTAATGCGCCGGGCTTTGACTATTACAGGAATAACAATCTTTTGCTCACGGAAAAGTGGAGCGACTACTGTCCCATTGAAGAAAAACCGATTATCAGGACAGAAGCGCTAAGTCCTGAAGACCTGATCAGGCTGAGAAGTAAATGCTACAGGGAAACCCAACTCAATGTGGCCCATTTTTTCAGAAAGGTAAAAAAAATAGACTGGAGCCTTATTCACTGGGGGGAGAACATTAAAATTCTCAAGATTATCTGGAAAAGAGTTTCATCCATACTAAAAAACAGGATGGTAAGATAGCAGTGAAGATACTTCTATATTCATCACTCGCTGAAGATACGGGTGGAGCCATCAGGGCCGCCTATATCAGGGAAGCCCTGGAACGCTGCGGCCATGACGTTGTTTATGTAAAGCCCTTAAAAAAAACGAGGCCCCTAAAATTTGACTTTCTCCTTTCCCTTCCCTCATATACTTTCGCTGCGCTGACGACCCCCTGCCATGTTGCCATGGCTATAAAGCCTTACCCGAATACAGGCCTTCCGC
The Deltaproteobacteria bacterium genome window above contains:
- a CDS encoding B12-binding domain-containing radical SAM protein, which encodes MKVMIIVPPRVGGVPVVRTERFEHRDLGAIYPPINCLYLAALLEKEGHEVSLIEANAFDLTLDYIKKETERIKPDVVFARTGFDTQEEDIKVLEIAKEHGAHTLLRCKIIAEVPHIRDALLEKPFIDIFINEEPESIVPGLLKKISHSGSWKDAPGISFREKGKIITTPPGNRLTAPDDMPFPAYHLLPNIKPYHTGIMMRPPFTTVISSRGCPFSCTFCSYGNAKYRTRSPENVVAELEWLVDRYGIKRFIFFDEMIFLHDGRIDEICKLMLEKGLKLRWTLNSRVKPLNLETLKLMKKAGCFEICFGIESGSNKILENIEKGITTDDVKEAARLCRKADLDIYAMMLIGSPGETEETINESIKLIQQIDPFYTQFSFVVPAPNAPGFDYYRNNNLLLTEKWSDYCPIEEKPIIRTEALSPEDLIRLRSKCYRETQLNVAHFFRKVKKIDWSLIHWGENIKILKIIWKRVSSILKNRMVR
- a CDS encoding TetR/AcrR family transcriptional regulator; amino-acid sequence: MKSNGKIDRETRRDQIAKAALVIVGRDGVKGLTTAAIAKEVGISEAALYRHFKNKDDILLETIEKIGSGLREKMQAVMSSPVPCIEKLKDNFLLNLEHIEANVGIPRLVFSDQIHLDNDLLRERMLNNINNHMTRLAEMIKQCQKDGTVRDDVDPKNSALMLLGMIQTLAMKWSLTGCSFKLKEAGLELWNNYEQCIRKR